The following are encoded together in the Humulus lupulus chromosome 5, drHumLupu1.1, whole genome shotgun sequence genome:
- the LOC133777575 gene encoding dnaJ protein homolog 2-like has protein sequence MFGRAPRKSDSIKYYEVLGVSKNATPEELKKAYRKAAIKNHPDKGGDPEKFKELAQAYEVLNDPEKRELYDQYGEDALKEGIGGGGPSHNPFDIFESFFGGGAFGGGSSSRGRRQKQGEDVVHTLKVSLEDLYNGATKKLSLSRNALCQKCKGKGSKSGIAGKCHGCHGSGMKVSMRQIGLGMIQRMQHVCPDCQGSGEFISDRDKCTQCKGNKITQEKKVLEVHVEKGMQHGQKIVFDGQADEAPDTVTGDIVFVLQQKEHPKFKRKYDDLYVEHSLSLTEALSGFQFALNHLDGRQLLIKSNPGEVIKPGQHKAINDEGMPQHQRPFMKGRLYIQFSVNFPDSGFLSPDQCRTLEAILPPKPSKNLQDMEVDECEETTLHDVNIEEEMRRKQQHPYDDDDDDEPSMSRVQCAQQ, from the exons ATGTTTGGGCGTGCTCCAAGGAAGAGTGACAGCATCAAATATTATGAGGTTCTTGGTGTTTCGAAAAATGCCACTCCTGAAGAGCTCAAGAAAGCTTATAGGAAAGCGGCCATTAAGAATCATCCCGACAAAGGAGGTGACCCTGAAAAG TTCAAGGAGCTAGCTCAGGCTTATGAAGTTCTCAATGATCCTGAGAAAAGGGAATTATATGATCAATACGGTGAAGATGCTCTCAAAGAAGGAATCGGAGGAGGTGGTCCCTCACATAATCCGTTTGACATTTTTGAATCGTTTTTTGGAGGAGGAGCCTTTGGTG GTGGATCTAGCTCACGAGGAAGAAGACAGAAACAAGGTGAAGATGTGGTTCATACTTTAAAGGTTTCTTTGGAGGACTTGTATAATGGTGCAACAAAGAAGCTTTCTCTTTCTAGGAACGCCTTGTGCCAAAAATGTAAAGG GAAAGGTTCTAAAAGTGGGATAGCTGGAAAATGTCATGGTTGTCATGGTAGTGGAATGAAAGTTTCAATGCGACAGATTGGTCTGGGCATGATTCAACGAATGCAACATGTCTGTCCAGATTGCCAAGGCTCTG GTGAATTCATCAGCGACAGAGATAAATGCACACAATGCAAAGGAAATAAGATTACTCAGGAAAAGAAGGTACTGGAGGTTCATGTGGAAAAAGGGATGCAGCATGGCCAGAAGATTGTGTTTGATGGTCAGGCAGATGAGGCT CCTGATACAGTTACAGGAGACATCGTCTTTGTGTTGCAACAAAAGGAGCATCCCAAGTTCAAGCGGAAGTATGATGATTTGTACGTAGAACACAGCCTCAGCTTAACAGAGGCACTGAGTGGTTTTCAGTTTGCCTTGAATCATCTTGACGGCAGACAGCTTCTTATTAAATCAAATCCTGGAGAAGTCATCAAGCCtg GTCAACATAAAGCAATCAACGATGAAGGGATGCCACAACACCAGAGACCTTTCATGAAGGGCCGGCTTTACATTCAATTTAGTGTCAATTTCCCAGATTCTGGGTTTCTATCTCCTGACCAATGCCGGACTTTGGAGGCCATACTTCCACCGAAGCCAAGTAAGAATTTGCAGGACATGGAAGTGGATGAATGCGAAGAGACCACCTTGCATGATGTCAACATTGAGGAGGAGATGAGGAGGAAGCAGCAACACCCATATGACGATGATGACGATGATGAGCCTTCAATGTCACGTGTTCAGTGTGCTCAACAGTGA